The Helianthus annuus cultivar XRQ/B chromosome 16, HanXRQr2.0-SUNRISE, whole genome shotgun sequence genome includes a window with the following:
- the LOC110921556 gene encoding protein SHORT HYPOCOTYL IN WHITE LIGHT 1, whose translation MAASSVILSPSSSLSIFPPPQSQSLSVSCNNLIIPYKLRTTGFCLRASRRPPQEAENPAVDPRNWSRNRMTFYDEDDDDEDDDDDEEEEEDDRSLDLLIRFVENVFKKISKRARKSVRSVLPINIPTKLVGFSVNGVIILAFFWILKAFLEVVCTLGSVVFVSILLVRGVWTGISYFQQGSRTNDFDDDNKAWTGTQPVA comes from the exons ATGGCAGCATCTTCCGTCATCCTCTCACCCTCCTCATCTCTATCCATTTTCCCACCACCACAATCACAATCACTATCTGTATCTTGCAATAACTTGATTATTCCATACAAACTCCGGACTACTGGATTCTGTCTCCGAGCTTCCCGCCGTCCTCCCCAG GAGGCCGAGAATCCGGCGGTGGATCCTAGGAATTGGAGCCGGAATCGTATGACTTTTTACGATGAAGACGACGacgatgaagacgatgatgatgatgaggaagaggaggaagacgaTCGGAGCTTAGATCTTCTAATTAGGTTTGTTGAGAACGTTTTTAAGAAGATTTCCAAACGAGCTCGCAAGTCCGTTCGATCCGTTCTCCCTATCAACATCCCCACCAAATTG GTAGGATTCTCTGTTAATGGAGTTATAATTTTAGCTTTTTTTTGGATTCTAAAGGCCTTCCTTGAG GTGGTTTGCACTCTTGGGAGTGTCGTTTTTGTGAGCATTTTACTTGTTCGTGGGGTATGGACCGGAATATCATATTTTCAACAAGGTAGTAGGACAAATGATTTTGATGATGATAACAAGGCGTGGACTGGTACTCAGCCTGTTGCTTGA
- the LOC110924295 gene encoding uncharacterized protein LOC110924295: MDLVKLEELMSDDIEIIVQQFLELHSDEAISSSRQKVKCKYIERSREDGDNRIWNNYFAPNPVFPEHFFRRRFRMSIRLFNRIVERLKEHNKWFSQRFDAIGRKGFSLQQKCTSVIRQLAYGVAADEIDEYVRIGESTAILCLQKFCSSIIEIFGEECLR; encoded by the coding sequence ATGGATCTTGTAAAACTTGAAGAACTAATGTCAGATGATATTGAAATAATTGTGCAACAATTTTTGGAGCTCCACAGTGATGAGGCCATCAGTTCTTCTCGACAAAAGGTGAAATGCAAGTACATTGAAAGGTCTCGTGAAGATGGTGACAATCGTATATGGAACAATTATTTTGCTCCCAATCCAGTGTTCCCCGAGCATTTCTTTAGAAGACGATTTCGGATGAGCATTCGTCTGTTTAATCGAATTGTTGAGAGGTTAAAAGAACATAATAAGTGGTTTTCACAGAGATTTGACGCAATAGGTAGAAAGGGTTTTTCACTTCAACAAAAATGCACATCAGTTATTCGTCAGTTGGCATACGGCGTAGCAGCTGATGAAATTGATGAATATGTACGCATTGGTGAGTCTACCGCTATCCTTTGTTTACAAAAGTTTTGTAGTTCAATTATTGAAATATTTGGAGAAGAATGCCTTAGATAA